A window of Vanessa atalanta chromosome 29, ilVanAtal1.2, whole genome shotgun sequence genomic DNA:
GAGCAACTAATGAAGTCTTACAGAACTGTAGATAATAACACAaactgataattaattataaatgatttcagGTAATAAACAACAATGAAGGCAGTCGTTTTTGATGGTAAGACTCTCACTCTCGAATACGATGAGAACTATCCCAAGCCCAGTATCGTAAACGACACGGACGTCATCGTGAAAGTTGAATACGCTGGAGTTTGTGGAACCGACTTGCATATAATTCaggtaaataaagaaaaaaaaacattacatacatacatacaactatgtttacataaaaaaatacattcaatcgtaacaaatttttattatcatttaaatattatacaagactaattaatattaaaatcaaaattaaaacagcCACTGCGCAAACCGTGACAATTTGGAATGGTAGGAAAATTGCTACCAGCAGTTCCCCGATTCAGTCACAATTTCGATAGCAGCGTAATTGAACGTCAAGCGTcaatagagccgagatagcccagtggttagaacgtgcatcttaaccggtgatttcgggttgaaacccagacaagcaccactgaattttcatgtgcttaatttgtgtttataattcatttcgtgctcagcggggaaggaaaacatcgtgaggaaaccggcatgtgtctaatatcaacgaaaatctgccacatgtcaCCACAGTTCtgccacaaacccgcattggagcagcgtggtggaatatgctccaaaccttctcttcaaagggagaggaggtcttagcccagcagtgttaCCTTTAGCAGTGTATTTTTTACGATTACTCTGTGTGAGATTAATTGTCTCTGCGTAATCGAAACCTGGTGGTTTAAGGTTTATCTACGAGTACGTACTTAAAACGTGAGTTTGTTTACACAATGATTAGTACGGATTCTATCAAAAcaatcaatattattgtaaatatacatgaTATTAATGGAAATATATTGTGATGCAATTTTAAGTATCCCTTCTGTGTCAAACATTATCATTTATCATCACtacctctaaaattatataagtaggtaGTTTCCGTCTGTGGCGCTCAAGTGAGAGGGGCTGAGGGTCTTGGCCGTTTTTTGTATCCCTGATAACATGCATATAATATCATGATGATTTCTTCTAGGTAAGACGCAAaagcatttatgatattttctatGTCTAGTATGGTTAACTCCcttctttatacaaaaatagtttCTACATATAGGAGAGGAGATACATCAATATAAGTTAGCTAAGTTATCTAAGCGCGTGATTTGCGAAGTCTTCTTGTACGGTTAGACAATTTAAGTAAAGTTTGAATATTACTTAAAACAGTATACATAACATTGActcaaaatatttctgttttttaCGGTACTGTATGAATTTCAAAAGCtcgtatatattaacataaactaGTCAGTAGGGCGTAGAGGGCGGGAGCAGAAAGGAGCACGTTGACATAACACAGTCGGTCGTACCCCCAAGGCGCGTTATTAGAtgttcaacataaaaaaaaaaacaactttgatATGTGAAGCGATTAAAATTTAAGAGAAAATAATTAGATACATAATCTGCGGTATCAGTAGGTTTCGATAAACGttgaacttttatttaaccttgataaatacaattgtaaatatttacgttATACAATTGATTGCCTACATGGACTTCTGCTGTTTTCTGTACGTGTCTTCAATTGTTTCAATTAGAACAAATTACTCAGGCCGGCAGTGTAATTCTGTAAGAACACTTTCGACTGTCGACTCCAAAAACgtgaattgaaaatatttatggaatGATGTATTTTCGACTCGCAAAAATGacgaatttccatacaaacATTTAACACCAAACACCTAAGGGACGATGAATTTCCAAAAAATCTCTTGGCTTATTAACAGAAGCCgctaatgttataattataataggcaaatttgtgatatatataattatactttgagTGTCGACTGTCGAATGTAAATGTCCAACAGCTGGACTAAGGACCCCTTTTCTTTTGCGGAGATGGTTTGGAGGGAATTCCACcatctgctccaatgcggttggtatatattttgtgaaagcattacagacagacagacagacatttttatatttctataaaaaacaatatggatattaatattttagccGTGTTAAATTCCACAGGGCGAATTCCCAGCATCAAAAGAGCGTCCTCTTCCTCTTGGTCACGAGTTCAGCGGCGTGGTCCATGAAGTCGGAAAAGGGTCCATATTCAAAGTGGGCCAGAAAGTTGTCGTCGATCCGAATCGGTGAGTTAATTATGTCTGTTTGTTGCAGTTGTTAGAACATGTTAATATTGACTGAATTTTGAAGGTAAGTGTCTGATTTTTTGAATGCccaatgtgtttataattcatctcctgctgGTGTCGGATGACAGTCTATCCTGTACCCTTCATTTGGCGCAGTGTGATAGAATGAGCTCCATCTCTTGTTCCGAGAGCCAGTTAGTCTTCCCCAAAAAATTAGCTTCAGAGGTTATGAAACAGAGGATTGTAAACAAAATCATAACAATAAcaggaaattttaaaaatattggcaGTCCATATACGAATgccaatattaattttcaatactcTCACTGGTACGGAAACTTTGGCAAACGCTTATTTCATAATGGCAAtcgtttataattgttttaaataaatattgattatgaGAAACGGTCGAGTGTCAGCGTAATTATATTCATCTGGTCCAGATTCCGTACCggttagtttatataaaatgtgaCCTTTTCTTTCGGAATAaacgataataaattatatatacagggCCTGCAATCTTTGCAATTTCTGTCGCGATGGTAACTACCAGTACTGTCTCACCGCTGGCATCAACAGTACCATCGGTATTTGGAGGGACGGCGGTTGGGCGCAATACGTGAAGTGCCCCCAGGATCAAGTATATGCGTTACCTGATGGTATCACCACCGAACAAGGTATATGTGCCAAGAACCttttacattttagttttcTTTGAAATGTAACGTTTGAAtatggtaaattaaattatgaggTCACGGATTCCCAACGCGTGCGAATATTTTCGAAACTATGAaatctaaaatcaaaatcaaaattttctttggTCAAGTCGGCtcgtaaaagcacttttgactcatcatgttacagtgttaaattaaatgtacagcCACCATCGGTGGGGaaggtagattctaccgataagaaactcactagttactgtttttaaattacagagtaTGAGTTCTCAATTTGACTAATTAATTGGATCTAAGCGCATTCTTATAATGATCACGAAGGTACACAATGAAAAGGTGTTGccgaaattgttttaattgatcTAATACGTTTTTAATACAGCTGGTCTTTGCGAGCCGTACTCGTGTGTTTCACGCGGATTCGACCGCGCCTCTCCGATCACCATTGGCAAGAAGATTCTTATCGTCGGAGCTGGTATTAtcggtaaataaatatgtcatatttgtacactattttataatatcgttaTAAATACATGGGTTTCCTTAAACGTTGTATAGAGGATGTTTAACTGAAAATTTCATTCGAAACAAAAATTCATAGACATTCGAAAGATGAAGCAAAGAGTTGATTTACTAGACACTCCCAAAATAACATCTAAAAGCCATAAACAATACTAAAGATAGATTCACGTTAAAAGCAATTACGCTgccaatcaaaaatcaaaataacaaacAGAGACCACAACTTGGTTAAGCCGTTATGGTAAACTATTTGACCTTGAGATTTTGATTGTTCTGTaccaatattatgaatttaaaagtcTATCTGTTTGTCTGTATGTTGTGTATAGccaataaattgaatttcatcAGATTTAAGCTATTTCTTTGACAAAGGATTCCTTTTGAGCGGTTGTCAAATAGTTCTTGAACTATTTTCCGTTATAAACTGAATTCCAAGGGGGGCCGCGGGTTCAGCTAGCTCATGACCATGTACTAGGTGGCATTTCCCGTCTgtcttcataataataaaaaaaaaagaatttgtcTGAAATCGACCAAACATTTCGTTCGTTACTGGATAAACCACAATGTCGTGACAGAaggatttaaatgtaaaatattttacaggtaATCTCTGGATAACGACTCTTCACGTTCAAGGTCACAGAGATGTAACCGTGTCCGAGATGAACAAATCTAGACTGGATATTGTCAAAGGTCTAGGTAAGTACTTCAAGCATGTAAATATTCCATTTTGGTCCAGCCACATCTCTTTATAATACTACTACTAATTTGATCTATTTGAATGATAACAATCTAcactaacatatacatataattactttaaattaataataattaataaagataaatactaACTAAAggagatatatattaatttatttctgggtttttattaaaatatgaattgattaagtgcttaaatatatacaaatatgaattaaaaatagttactgtataaatcttgaccgcgtggaatggtggcgagaatgctagcagcatttccccgttgaatcgcaattccgaaaaaacgaaccagccctcctgtcaccagtggaggcaataaggcgaggtgttatacttttgatgaagcttttgcaccattactccaagggccaagtgtttcgacagcaattgggacaaaaaattaatttgacataaaacaaaaaagtaaatacaaattCGCGCgcttgcgtttttttttttttttaaataatacgctACAAGGTATTGATGCATGAGgcggtaaaaatatatttattttgagcaTAATATTAATCcacagaatatattaatatatactttatatcacTGTCCAAGTTTCGATATGAactaaatgtcatttttttcaatagagAACACCACAgatcaaccaatgatatcgcatgaattcaatgtcaaagttgtttattggTCAAAGTTTCCTTGATTGGAATAGACaatagtttcaatttaatttattaaattaaataaggtaTTGGGTAGCGTTTTCTTACAAATAATTCCATctgttctattttattatttctaattttgtttgatttctTTTCCTAGTACGTGGTTAGACTTGGCAACTGATTTGAATAATGTTCATCCAATTCCgctgaaattttaaatgatattctgTTCTTTAGTGAGAACAaggtcaattataataaatttgattattttaagaaaGAGCCTTGATGGCCCACTACAAAACGTGGATCTTAACCTGTTGATTCTGGCTTCAAACCAAGCACCATTGAAtgcatatgcttaatttgtatacaaaattcatctcgtgctcggcggtgaaggaaaacgtcgtgaggttACCTGCAGTCTGCACGTGGTGGATgatctgccacgtgtatccaACCCACATTGTAAGCTCCGAATCTTCTCCTGAaaaagggaggggaggccttcGACCAGTAGGAAGTACCAGGTTATTACTTCgttcatataataaatagaagCTCCCTctgaatagtttttatttgtaaataataaaagttaccaAATAAAATTGTGATGTTCTAAGGTACTGGATACAGATTAGTCACACCAGATGTCTTGGCGTCAGAGAAGCTACGGTATGACGTCATTGTGGACTGCACaggtaattgaaaaatatttgttaacatttattggtatttatatgcagtttaaatcaaaatcaaaatatactttattcaagtaggcttttacaagcacttttgaatcgtcatttaacaaactataataagtGAGGCCACGACCGGTTCGaaatgaagattctaccgagaagaaccggcaagaaactcagtagttactctttttca
This region includes:
- the LOC125074925 gene encoding D-altritol 5-dehydrogenase-like, which codes for MKAVVFDGKTLTLEYDENYPKPSIVNDTDVIVKVEYAGVCGTDLHIIQGEFPASKERPLPLGHEFSGVVHEVGKGSIFKVGQKVVVDPNRACNLCNFCRDGNYQYCLTAGINSTIGIWRDGGWAQYVKCPQDQVYALPDGITTEQAGLCEPYSCVSRGFDRASPITIGKKILIVGAGIIGNLWITTLHVQGHRDVTVSEMNKSRLDIVKGLGTGYRLVTPDVLASEKLRYDVIVDCTGVGKVMEISFKYLNCGGKYVLFGCCPPTHQASVNPYEIYDKELTLIGVKINPFSFPKAIGLLKSMGDRYLNYDRLGVKTYPLSAYKDALKDLKTGHISKAIFKIE